The following proteins come from a genomic window of Asterias amurensis chromosome 15, ASM3211899v1:
- the LOC139947981 gene encoding tubulin alpha chain, testis-specific: MRECISIHVGQAGVQIGNACWELYCLEHGIQPDGQMPSDKTIGGGDDSFNTFFSETGAGKHVPRAVFVDLEPTVVDEVRTGTYRQLFHPEQLITGKEDAANNYARGHYTIGKEIVDLVLDRIRKLADQCTGLQGFLIFHSFGGGTGSGFASLLMERLSVDYGKKSKLEFAIYPAPQVSTAVVEPYNSILTTHTTLEHSDCAFMVDNEAIYDICRRNLDIERPTYTNLNRLIGQIVSSITASLRFDGALNVDLTEFQTNLVPYPRIHFPLVTYAPVISAEKAYHEQLSVAEITNACFEPANQMVKCDPRHGKYMACCMLYRGDVVPKDVNAAIATIKTKRTIQFVDWCPTGFKVGINYQPPTVVPGGDLAKVQRAVCMLSNTTAIAEAWARLDHKFDLMYAKRAFVHWYVGEGMEEGEFSEAREDLAALEKDYEEVGVDSVEGEAEEEGEEY; the protein is encoded by the exons ATG CGTGAATGTATCTCTATCCATGTTGGGCAAGCCGGTGTGCAGATTGGCAATGCTTGCTGGGAGCTGTACTGTCTGGAACACGGCATCCAGCCCGATGGCCAAATGCCAAGCGATAAAACCATCGGTGGTGGCGATGATTCATTCAATACCTTCTTCAGTGAGACAGGAGCTGGCAAGCATGTTCCTCGTGCAGTCTTTGTTGACCTGGAGCCAACTGTAGTCG ATGAGGTGCGCACTGGAACATACAGGCAACTGTTTCATCCAGAGCAGCTGATCACCGGCAAGGAAGACGCAGCCAACAACTATGCTCGTGGTCACTACACCATTGGCAAGGAGATTGTTGACCTAGTGCTGGACAGGATCCGCAAACTG GCTGATCAGTGCACTGGGTTGCAAGGTTTCCTGATCTTCCACAGCTTCGGTGGAGGTACTGGTTCTGGCTTTGCTTCCCTCCTGATGGAACGTCTGTCTGTTGACTATGGCAAGAAGTCTAAGCTTGAGTTTGCAATCTACCCAGCTCCTCAAGTCTCTACTGCTGTTGTTGAGCCTTACAACTCCATTCTTACAACTCACACAACCCTTGAGCATTCAGATTGTGCTTTCATGGTTGATAATGAGGCCATCTATGACATCTGTCGTCGCAACTTGGATATTGAGCGTCCTACCTACACCAATCTTAATCGACTGATTGGGCAGATTGTCTCATCCATAACAGCTTccctgcgttttgacggtgcattgAATGTAGATCTGACAGAGTTCCAGACCAACTTGGTGCCCTATCCTCGTATTCACTTCCCTTTGGTGACCTATGCACCAGTCATCTCAGCAGAGAAGGCTTACCATGAGCAGCTCAGTGTTGCTGAAATCACCAATGCCTGCTTTGAGCCCGCCAACCAGATGGTGAAGTGTGATCCTCGCCATGGTAAATACATGGCCTGCTGCATGCTCTACCGTGGTGATGTTGTCCCTAAAGATGTCAACGCCGCCATCGCAACCATTAAGACCAAGCGTACCATCCAGTTCGTCGACTGGTGTCCAACTGGCTTCAAGGTGGGCATCAACTACCAGCCTCCCACCGTGGTGCCTGGCGGTGATCTGGCCAAGGTGCAGCGTGCCGTCTGCATGCTGAGCAACACCACCGCCATCGCTGAGGCCTGGGCTCGTCTGGATCACAAGTTTGATCTGATGTATGCCAAGCGTGCCTTCGTCCACTGGTACGTTGGAGAGGGTATGGAGGAGGGTGAGTTCTCTGAAGCCCGTGAAGATCTAGCTGCCCTGGAGAAGGATTACGAGGAGGTTGGAGTAGATTCAGTTGAAGGCGAGGCTGAGGAGGAGGGTGAAGAGTACTAA